A stretch of Geomonas oryzisoli DNA encodes these proteins:
- a CDS encoding energy transducer TonB, with protein sequence MAPLLLVSLLLHAAALYGLSRLTTRQGRAEQAAEAVVAYLELGGPTRTAGPSSVPRATAAPVAAISTPAAPAAVPRLPASAAPSAESAKASAGAAPAAVTPPATGASSGEVGIREAGNHQSVGRPAGGGAEVMGREAARTRAAALSQGVMAGTAAAAASPRGNPGTSGGMREVRGSYQAQLKRLIEAHKEYPLAARRSGREGSCRRRFALRRDGSLQRVEAVSSCGHPFLDAAASRAVSSVGTFPAPPAELSLDEPFEVTITFALAAK encoded by the coding sequence ATGGCGCCCCTGCTCCTGGTTTCGCTGCTGCTGCACGCGGCGGCACTGTACGGTCTCAGCCGGCTCACGACGCGGCAGGGACGGGCGGAACAGGCGGCCGAGGCGGTGGTCGCCTACCTGGAGCTGGGCGGACCGACGCGGACGGCAGGGCCCTCTTCCGTTCCACGGGCCACGGCCGCCCCGGTTGCCGCGATCTCCACCCCCGCTGCACCGGCCGCCGTACCGAGGCTCCCCGCGTCGGCTGCACCATCTGCAGAGTCGGCGAAAGCGTCGGCGGGCGCAGCACCAGCTGCGGTTACCCCCCCTGCCACAGGCGCATCGTCTGGGGAGGTCGGCATCCGTGAAGCTGGCAATCACCAATCCGTCGGTCGCCCTGCCGGAGGGGGAGCGGAAGTGATGGGCAGGGAAGCTGCCCGCACCCGCGCCGCGGCTTTGTCGCAGGGAGTCATGGCCGGTACAGCTGCCGCAGCTGCATCGCCGCGGGGTAACCCCGGGACCAGTGGCGGGATGCGGGAGGTGCGCGGCAGCTATCAGGCCCAGCTGAAGCGGCTCATCGAGGCCCACAAGGAATATCCCCTGGCTGCGCGCAGGTCGGGGCGGGAAGGAAGCTGTCGGCGCCGCTTCGCCCTGCGACGCGACGGTTCGTTGCAGCGGGTGGAGGCGGTAAGCTCCTGCGGCCATCCTTTCCTCGATGCCGCGGCGAGCCGCGCGGTCAGCTCAGTCGGGACCTTCCCGGCGCCCCCGGCGGAGCTCTCGCTTGACGAGCCGTTCGAGGTGACCATCACCTTTGCACTGGCCGCCAAATAG